A single genomic interval of Symphalangus syndactylus isolate Jambi chromosome 18, NHGRI_mSymSyn1-v2.1_pri, whole genome shotgun sequence harbors:
- the LOC129468573 gene encoding basic proline-rich protein yields the protein MDGDDTESHFLPPPPGPTAVGGRGCRGRPESNHRLGGGRRRGASPAPAHARTPLTARTPAFHTRAHSRPRAAAAVPRLLQRRPPAADPPRPPPSHPARPRTAGARRVSAIPGGSGVSLPRPPLAPGAERQSIELNLKE from the exons ATGGATGGTGATGACACCGAGTCTCACTTTCTCCCTCCCCCGCCCGGACCAACGGCCGTGGGGGGCCGAGGGTGCCGGGGAAGGCCGGAGAGCAATCACCGGCTGGGCGGCGGGCGCCGGCGAGGGGCGAGCCCCGCTCCGGCTCACGCGCGCACACCCCTCACGGCCCGCACGCCGGCCTTCCACACCCGCGCACACTCGCGCCCGCGGGCGGCGGCAGCCGTGCCCAGGCTGCTGCAGCGCCGCCCGCCCGCCGCAGACCCTCCGCGCCCGCCGCCTAGTCACCCGGCCCGGCCGCGGACCGCCGGGGCTCGCAGAGTATCGGCCATCCCGGGCGGGAGCGGCGTCTCCCTACCCCGACCTCCACTGGCGCCGGGAGCTGAGCGGCAGT CAATTGAATTGAACTTAAAGGAATAA